The following proteins are encoded in a genomic region of Liolophura sinensis isolate JHLJ2023 chromosome 7, CUHK_Ljap_v2, whole genome shotgun sequence:
- the LOC135471177 gene encoding uncharacterized protein LOC135471177 isoform X2 has translation MTYARRELLPGDVLRAGKVYVGSSKTSKDFALFKKKKKKETEVKFLKCTDDTDREILINLNQSGTFYPISYTNGSVAGCVMQLTDILQKLHFPLDVKLVYGRIPNAPCSFSGMLRLNASFEEDTVVAATIMNYKNILLELSTQSLLSFKVAYATRQLLESKAYQQALEMCQERAEVYVRDMKVSFDFVTDTAPNLTLSEPDAFNTSGNAQLGEHTFGEPTLTVPRDLSRLSKTSYGTDTSDQDQYIDTSGSTILPPASQPADNSSDYEMIWLSTGQQVKKRSCREQRAGSAERRSIFRLSLEGTYLSCPIFSTDDRMKATTGESQCGQPDTVTSSSGPPVCKVEPLETEPPPLPPRVPRPKSSVNGMVQTETQNIYEVLHRTQPVEKALQFQEPAGSHIGSVASVSSTGSDLSSRDRTNPDTSTNYENSSSNVSFGDSTVDISDLDEDLRDYDFPEPYLLRKPSDSDYSPVDEPPSCPQGSLPPADVVSYYDSGSYRPVSPGDYLDDLPLGASSSQIGGFCPQSGTSGHTACNTSSGKDKSYSVGSCLADAAGDESGLKAASGLTVLTVSDVADSLRRLGLKDAVIDSFVSENIDGDLLSKFDEASLQDTFPSLRSIELRKICLFIQSGWQPNI, from the coding sequence ATGACATATGCCAGGCGCGAACTCCTGCCTGGTGATGTGCTGAGGGCTGGCAAAGTGTATGTGGGATCGTCGAAAACAAGCAAAGACTTCGCTCTtttcaagaaaaagaagaaaaaggaaACGGAAGTTAAATTCCTGAAATGTACTGATGACACTGATAGAGAAATACTCATCAACTTAAACCAGTCTGGGACATTTTATCCTATCTCCTACACAAACGGCTCCGTTGCGGGTTGTGTGATGCAGTTAACTGACATTCTGCAAAAACTTCACTTTCCACTGGATGTCAAGCTAGTTTATGGACGAATTCCAAATGCCCCTTGCTCATTTTCAGGCATGCTTCGGTTGAACGCCTCATTCGAAGAAGACACAGTCGTTGCCGCGACAATTatgaattataaaaacataCTTCTAGAACTATCCACCCAGTCCTTGTTGTCTTTTAAGGTGGCTTACGCTACGCGTCAACTTCTGGAGAGTAAAGCTTATCAACAGGCTTTAGAAATGTGCCAAGAGAGAGCTGAAGTGTACGTACGCGACATGAAAGTGTCCTTTGACTTCGTGACCGACACCGCACCAAACCTTACATTATCTGAACCCGACGCCTTTAATACAAGTGGTAATGCGCAGCTAGGAGAACACACGTTCGGTGAACCTACGTTGACTGTTCCTCGCGATCTTTCAAGGCTCTCAAAGACAAGCTACGGCACAGACACTAGCGACCAGGATCAGTACATTGATACTTCTGGATCAACTATTTTACCGCCAGCATCACAGCCCGCCGACAACAGCTCTGACTACGAGATGATTTGGCTGTCAACGGGACAGCAGGTCAAGAAACGCAGTTGCAGAGAGCAACGGGCAGGCTCAGCGGAGCGTCGCTCCATTTTCCGCTTATCTCTTGAAGGTACCTATCTGTCTTGTCCAATATTTTCAACGGATGACCGGATGAAGGCCACAACTGGAGAGAGTCAATGCGGTCAGCCGGATACGGTTACGTCATCTTCAGGACCCCCTGTGTGCAAAGTGGAACCGCTAGAGACCGAGCCTCCGCCTCTGCCACCGCGGGTTCCACGTCCTAAAAGTAGTGTGAACGGGATGGTACAGACAGAAACGCAGAATATCTATGAAGTGTTGCACAGAACGCAGCCTGTAGAAAAGGCTCTACAGTTTCAGGAACCAGCTGGAAGCCACATCGGAAGCGTGGCCAGCGTCAGTAGCACGGGCAGTGATCTTAGTTCGCGTGATAGAACAAATCCTGACACCAGTACTAACTACGAGAATAGCTCATCCAATGTGTCTTTTGGTGACAGTACGGTGGATATCAGTGATCTGGACGAAGATCTTCGGGATTACGACTTTCCCGAACCATATCTTCTCCGAAAACCGAGTGACTCCGATTACAGTCCTGTGGATGAGCCACCCAGTTGTCCACAGGGCTCCCTGCCCCCAGCGGATGTCGTGTCATATTATGACAGTGGGTCCTACAGACCCGTGTCCCCAGGGGACTACCTAGATGACCTCCCCTTGGGTGCGTCAAGTTCACAGATTGGTGGGTTTTGCCCACAGAGCGGCACTTCGGGTCACACTGCTTGCAATACGTCTTCAGGTAAAGACAAGTCTTATTCTGTTGGCTCGTGTCTTGCTGACGCAGCCGGTGATGAGTCCGGCCTGAAAGCGGCCTCCGGTCTTACGGTGCTTACAGTGTCAGATGTAGCGGACTCTCTGCGGCGACTTGGACTGAAAGACGCCGTCATTGATTCTTTCGTCAGTGAAAACATTGACGGGGACTTGTTGAGTAAATTTGATGAAGCGTCTCTTCAGGATACGTTTCCCAGCTTGAGGTCAATTGAGCTTCGCAAGATCTGTTTGTTTATCCAATCAGGCTGGCAACcaaatatttga